In one window of Campylobacter hepaticus DNA:
- a CDS encoding acetyl-CoA carboxylase, producing the protein MAQILSPIPGTFYSKVNPDAAPYVEIGTQVDEESVVCLIEVLKTFHEIKAGVKGKIVEIKYKNEDFVNPGDVLFIVEQ; encoded by the coding sequence ATGGCACAAATACTTAGTCCAATACCTGGAACATTTTATAGTAAAGTTAATCCTGATGCAGCCCCATATGTAGAAATTGGTACACAAGTAGATGAAGAAAGTGTAGTTTGCTTAATAGAAGTACTAAAAACCTTTCATGAAATTAAAGCAGGAGTCAAAGGAAAAATTGTAGAGATCAAATATAAAAACGAAGATTTTGTTAATCCAGGCGATGTTTTATTTATTGTTGAGCAATAA